One window of Mesorhizobium loti R88b genomic DNA carries:
- a CDS encoding ABC transporter ATP-binding protein translates to MKLRDRKRASTPVSNADEGDIVLSAHDITVSLDDKLILDKLSLDIRRGEILGFVGASGAGKSVLLRTILGLLRKQSGTIKLFGVDVDKASDMERVRVDMRLGVLFQHGALFSALTVQENVQVPMREYLDLPKKLMDELALLKIELVGLPPDAAQKFPSELSGGMIKRAALARALALDPDIVFLDEPTSGLDPISAAEFDELVVKLRDTMDLTVYMVTHDLDTLFTACDRVAVLGNKKVLVEGTIDDMMKSEEPWVKSYFRGKRARQLDLAARA, encoded by the coding sequence ATGAAGTTGCGGGACAGGAAGCGGGCGAGCACACCGGTCAGCAATGCGGACGAGGGCGACATCGTGCTTTCCGCGCACGACATCACGGTATCCCTGGACGACAAGCTGATCCTCGACAAGCTGTCGCTCGACATCAGGCGCGGCGAGATCCTGGGCTTTGTCGGCGCTTCGGGCGCCGGCAAATCGGTGCTCTTGCGCACCATTCTTGGCCTGCTGCGCAAGCAATCCGGCACGATCAAATTGTTCGGCGTCGATGTCGATAAAGCGAGCGACATGGAACGCGTTCGCGTCGACATGCGGCTTGGCGTGCTGTTCCAGCATGGGGCGCTGTTTTCGGCCCTGACCGTGCAGGAGAACGTTCAGGTGCCGATGCGTGAATACCTCGACCTGCCAAAGAAGCTGATGGACGAGCTTGCGCTGCTCAAGATCGAACTGGTCGGCCTGCCGCCTGATGCGGCGCAGAAGTTTCCCTCAGAGCTGTCGGGCGGCATGATCAAACGCGCGGCCCTGGCCCGCGCGCTCGCGCTCGACCCGGACATCGTCTTCCTGGATGAGCCGACTTCCGGCCTCGATCCGATCAGCGCGGCGGAGTTCGACGAGCTGGTGGTCAAGCTGCGCGATACGATGGACCTGACCGTCTATATGGTGACGCACGATCTCGACACGCTTTTTACCGCGTGCGACAGGGTGGCCGTGCTAGGCAACAAGAAAGTGCTGGTCGAAGGCACCATCGACGACATGATGAAGAGCGAAGAACCGTGGGTAAAATCCTATTTCCGCGGAAAACGCGCCCGGCAACTTGATCTTGCCGCACGTGCATAG
- a CDS encoding MCE family protein, translating to METRANYVIVGIFTLVAILAAFAFVYWTAAIGDRGETAVLRVRIPGSASGLGPGSLVLFNGVKVGVVKRVYLDLDNPTVAIADAQVDRLTPITKSTQADLGLANLTGQANIELKGADPKEVKLLDQAEKEGKVAEIIANPSAVTNLLQTAQNIFTRADKVLSELEGFTKDVRGPLTQTVQNAQTFSDALAKNADGIDKFLSAVSALSDELKGVSGKLDGTLKAAEGILNAVDKDKIKSIVANVDTVTANLKETSQQLDGVIKNVDTAVGSVNDFAKQTQGTLAKVDGVLDGIDPAQVRVALANIQKASENANKAAADIAVVTDKFASRADDIDQTIKDARQLTQRLNDASVRVDGILAKVDTLLGSGQADGVMADARDTLKSFKQVADTLNARLGVITDNLARFSGQGLSNVEALVQDSRRSIGRIEEAVTDLSRNPQRILSGGDGEVRQFDGRARR from the coding sequence ATGGAAACCAGAGCCAACTACGTCATTGTCGGCATTTTCACGCTGGTTGCGATCCTGGCGGCGTTCGCCTTCGTCTACTGGACGGCCGCGATCGGTGACAGGGGCGAGACCGCGGTGCTGCGCGTGCGCATTCCGGGTTCGGCTTCCGGCCTCGGCCCCGGCAGTCTGGTGCTGTTCAACGGCGTCAAGGTCGGTGTGGTCAAGCGCGTCTATCTCGATCTCGACAATCCGACGGTCGCCATCGCCGACGCTCAAGTCGATCGGCTGACACCGATCACCAAGTCGACGCAGGCCGATCTCGGCCTTGCCAACCTCACCGGCCAGGCGAATATCGAACTCAAGGGCGCCGACCCCAAGGAGGTCAAGCTGCTTGACCAGGCCGAGAAGGAAGGCAAGGTCGCGGAGATCATAGCCAACCCATCCGCAGTGACCAACCTGCTGCAGACGGCGCAGAACATCTTCACCCGTGCCGACAAGGTGCTTTCGGAGCTCGAAGGCTTCACCAAGGATGTTCGCGGGCCGCTGACGCAGACCGTTCAGAACGCGCAGACATTCTCCGATGCGCTGGCCAAGAATGCCGACGGCATCGACAAATTCCTGTCCGCCGTCAGTGCGCTGTCCGATGAGCTGAAAGGCGTTTCCGGCAAGCTGGACGGCACGCTGAAGGCCGCCGAAGGGATTCTCAATGCTGTCGACAAGGACAAGATCAAGAGCATTGTTGCCAATGTCGACACGGTGACCGCGAATCTCAAGGAGACATCGCAGCAGCTCGACGGCGTGATCAAGAACGTCGATACGGCGGTCGGATCCGTCAATGATTTCGCCAAGCAGACGCAAGGCACGCTGGCCAAGGTCGACGGTGTGCTCGACGGCATCGACCCGGCGCAAGTGCGTGTCGCTCTGGCCAATATCCAGAAGGCCAGCGAAAACGCCAACAAGGCCGCTGCCGACATCGCTGTCGTGACCGACAAGTTCGCCAGCCGCGCCGATGATATCGACCAGACGATCAAGGATGCCAGGCAACTGACACAGCGGCTCAACGATGCTTCGGTGCGTGTCGACGGCATCCTCGCCAAGGTCGATACTTTGCTTGGATCGGGGCAGGCCGATGGCGTGATGGCGGACGCCAGGGATACGCTGAAATCGTTCAAGCAGGTTGCGGATACGCTGAATGCAAGGCTTGGCGTCATCACCGACAATCTGGCGCGCTTCTCGGGCCAGGGCCTGTCGAATGTCGAGGCGCTGGTGCAGGACAGCCGCCGCTCGATCGGCCGCATCGAGGAGGCGGTCACGGATCTCAGCCGCAATCCGCAACGCATTCTTTCGGGTGGCGACGGTGAGGTTCGGCAATTCGATGGCAGGGCCCGGCGTTGA
- a CDS encoding ABC-type transport auxiliary lipoprotein family protein codes for MRVDLTIRGQRGSRVKSVWVRTVGWTPAAALLALSLAGCAVLGGKPAPLDTFELSAPAVDAHGHSRKQILIAQPSALKALDSQNIVIKPSDRSIQYLKGAQWADRLPLIVQARLAETFQRSGSFAGVGKPGEGLAIDYQVIVEVRSFEVRVDGGEHAEVDLFVRILNDRNGEVRASKSFTASAPVSGSGNPAYVRALDSAFGDAAKQIVRWTDSVI; via the coding sequence ATGCGGGTTGATCTTACGATCCGGGGACAACGGGGATCGCGCGTGAAGTCGGTGTGGGTGAGAACTGTTGGATGGACACCGGCTGCGGCGCTGCTTGCGTTATCGCTTGCCGGCTGTGCGGTACTGGGCGGCAAGCCTGCGCCGCTTGACACATTCGAGCTTTCGGCGCCGGCGGTCGACGCCCATGGCCACAGCCGCAAGCAAATCCTGATCGCCCAGCCTTCGGCGCTCAAGGCGCTGGACAGCCAGAATATCGTCATTAAGCCCTCCGACCGCTCGATCCAGTATCTCAAGGGCGCACAATGGGCCGACCGTCTGCCGCTGATCGTGCAGGCGCGGCTGGCCGAGACCTTCCAGCGCTCGGGCAGCTTTGCCGGCGTCGGCAAGCCGGGCGAGGGCCTGGCAATCGATTACCAGGTGATCGTCGAGGTCCGGTCCTTCGAAGTGCGCGTCGATGGCGGCGAACACGCCGAGGTCGACCTGTTCGTGCGCATCCTCAACGACCGCAACGGCGAGGTGCGCGCGTCGAAGAGCTTTACGGCATCCGCGCCCGTTTCGGGTAGTGGCAACCCTGCCTATGTCCGCGCGCTCGACAGCGCGTTTGGGGATGCCGCCAAGCAGATCGTTCGCTGGACCGATTCGGTGATCTGA
- a CDS encoding Imm1 family immunity protein, translating into MKVTFKGVTQPYETFEEFAPVLGHFDLELQFELWISAPGGQSLSMLRNGDNAWLMYLRFDGDSGSVTQGTQRKDGTSVYTLANGQVDEYPLSWCIPIEQCYEAIAYFFLKNGGQYQSVAWQDM; encoded by the coding sequence GTGAAAGTCACATTCAAGGGAGTCACTCAGCCATACGAGACCTTCGAAGAGTTCGCCCCAGTCCTTGGTCATTTCGACCTGGAGCTACAGTTTGAACTATGGATCTCGGCCCCGGGTGGCCAGTCCCTCTCTATGCTGAGGAATGGCGACAACGCCTGGCTGATGTATTTGCGCTTCGATGGAGACAGCGGTTCGGTGACACAAGGCACCCAACGCAAGGATGGGACGAGCGTTTACACGCTCGCGAACGGTCAGGTTGACGAATATCCGCTGTCGTGGTGCATCCCGATCGAGCAATGCTACGAGGCGATAGCATACTTCTTCCTCAAAAACGGTGGCCAATACCAGTCAGTGGCATGGCAGGACATGTGA